Proteins co-encoded in one Leptospira inadai serovar Lyme str. 10 genomic window:
- a CDS encoding cytochrome c maturation protein CcmE gives MNVKFVILAGTIALSLGAIAFFSSKETSYILLDASELAAHPSNYDSDELLRVRGFVKPGTVIREGKTAKFVLQLNDQEVPVFFTGATLLPDAFKEGTRARVDGVWKNGVLVADRVEAKCASKYEAGYSDKEASAEEY, from the coding sequence ATGAACGTAAAATTCGTAATCCTCGCCGGAACCATCGCTCTTTCATTGGGAGCCATCGCATTTTTTTCCTCTAAGGAGACTTCTTACATTCTCCTAGACGCCTCCGAACTCGCCGCTCACCCGTCCAATTATGATTCCGACGAACTACTAAGGGTTCGCGGATTCGTCAAACCAGGCACGGTGATTCGAGAAGGGAAAACCGCCAAGTTCGTACTTCAACTTAACGATCAGGAAGTTCCGGTTTTCTTTACGGGTGCGACCCTTTTACCGGACGCCTTTAAAGAAGGTACCCGCGCAAGAGTGGACGGGGTTTGGAAAAATGGAGTCTTAGTGGCGGATCGAGTGGAAGCGAAATGCGCCTCCAAATACGAAGCGGGATATTCCGATAAAGAAGCTTCCGCAGAAGAATACTAA
- a CDS encoding alpha/beta fold hydrolase — protein MRKIKGKSRIDRKSFRFRGLSLSYLDAGPKEAPPILIAHANGYSAACYSYYIERLSKKFRVLALDFCGHGESEPSLDWKSWFFFRDQILALIEVENLKNTVGIGHSLGGASLLLSSYHSPSRFRKIIAMDPVILNLPFILYAWIFGNPLSKGALARRREFASLDLIRKAYRRTAAFSKWNSEIFEDYLKSCFRQENGKIYLRCPPEVEAKIFNSVNFFSLYQYGKIRIPTHITIPEKYEVCTPKAAKRIVNGNSESSLEIWKDTTHFFPFEEPERTWDRIQRILTMETPR, from the coding sequence ATGAGAAAGATCAAGGGCAAATCGCGAATAGATAGAAAATCCTTTCGTTTTAGAGGACTCTCTCTCTCCTATCTGGACGCCGGACCCAAAGAGGCTCCTCCCATCCTGATCGCACATGCGAACGGTTATAGTGCCGCTTGCTACTCGTATTATATAGAAAGGCTATCGAAAAAATTCCGGGTGCTGGCTCTCGATTTTTGCGGCCATGGAGAATCGGAGCCCAGCCTAGATTGGAAGAGTTGGTTTTTTTTCCGAGATCAAATTCTCGCTTTGATCGAGGTGGAAAATCTGAAAAATACCGTAGGAATCGGTCATTCTTTAGGCGGCGCGAGTCTTCTTCTTTCTTCCTATCATAGTCCTTCCCGCTTTCGAAAAATTATCGCGATGGATCCGGTCATCCTAAACCTTCCGTTTATTTTATATGCTTGGATTTTCGGGAATCCTCTCTCGAAAGGCGCCTTGGCAAGAAGACGGGAATTTGCGAGCCTGGATTTGATTCGAAAAGCTTACAGAAGGACTGCGGCATTTTCGAAATGGAATTCGGAAATTTTCGAGGATTATCTTAAAAGCTGCTTTCGCCAGGAAAACGGAAAAATATATTTAAGATGTCCTCCGGAAGTGGAGGCGAAAATATTCAACTCGGTTAATTTCTTCAGCCTTTATCAGTACGGAAAAATCAGAATTCCGACTCATATCACTATTCCCGAAAAATACGAAGTTTGTACGCCCAAAGCCGCAAAAAGAATCGTTAACGGAAATTCGGAATCCTCTCTCGAGATCTGGAAGGACACGACTCACTTCTTCCCTTTCGAAGAACCGGAACGGACCTGGGATAGAATCCAAAGAATTCTTACTATGGAAACGCCTCGATGA
- a CDS encoding DUF962 domain-containing protein yields the protein MRFAKEMVFYSAYHQEKRNILIHVLGVPTITFTLFLVLCRFSLLSIWGFDITAATVFAAVVLAYYFSLDFIFALASAVVFGSLLTIAHYLTASLEPSTAWTVFAIAQLIGWGAQFYGHFIFEKSRPALFDNLFQAVVSAPIFVVADVFFELGFRKDVQEAVRKELAAQGKLKDFRPAH from the coding sequence ATGAGATTTGCAAAAGAAATGGTCTTTTATTCGGCCTATCACCAGGAAAAAAGGAATATTCTGATACACGTTTTAGGTGTTCCCACGATTACGTTTACGTTGTTTCTCGTGCTATGTAGATTTTCGCTGCTTTCGATCTGGGGTTTCGATATCACTGCTGCAACCGTATTTGCCGCGGTCGTACTGGCTTATTATTTCAGCCTGGATTTTATTTTCGCTTTAGCGTCTGCAGTCGTATTCGGGTCCTTACTCACGATCGCGCATTATTTGACCGCATCTTTGGAACCTTCGACCGCTTGGACGGTATTCGCAATAGCTCAGCTAATCGGTTGGGGAGCGCAGTTTTACGGGCATTTTATTTTCGAAAAGAGTCGCCCGGCCCTCTTCGATAACCTATTCCAAGCGGTGGTTTCCGCTCCGATCTTCGTCGTGGCGGACGTCTTTTTTGAATTAGGTTTTCGTAAAGATGTTCAGGAAGCGGTCCGCAAAGAGTTGGCGGCTCAAGGAAAGCTTAAGGATTTCCGTCCCGCGCATTAA
- a CDS encoding helix-turn-helix domain-containing protein: MTDAKTGALFYFEGRILFANRGLVADAHSHYAVSILISISLPFFIQTESGERKSYQAVVLAPNFHHTLLAQESDIIVVQFDPHSTDYAPIAARFGKSGIHEIPDSDLNHLIDDCRKLLEGKLDCSRAKSLFEDILSAVGAEKPTKVSLDPRILSATKRMKASLPGSVSVPELAKESGFSETRFMHLFKEQLGLPVRQYQLWLRLQEAAHLLKEGGNLTEAAHAAGFADQAHLSRTFKKMFGVQPSRFLGSNSSVKVTFCV, translated from the coding sequence ATGACGGATGCCAAAACGGGAGCTCTTTTTTACTTCGAAGGGAGAATTTTATTCGCGAATCGCGGCCTAGTCGCCGACGCGCACTCTCATTATGCCGTTTCCATTTTGATCTCGATTTCCTTACCTTTTTTCATTCAGACGGAAAGCGGTGAAAGGAAATCGTATCAGGCGGTCGTGCTAGCTCCGAATTTTCACCATACTCTTCTTGCGCAGGAATCGGATATCATCGTAGTTCAATTCGATCCTCATAGCACCGACTATGCACCGATCGCAGCCCGTTTCGGAAAATCAGGTATTCATGAAATACCGGATTCCGATCTAAACCATCTCATCGACGATTGTCGAAAATTATTGGAAGGAAAACTGGATTGTTCCCGGGCTAAATCCTTATTCGAGGATATTCTTTCCGCAGTTGGAGCGGAAAAACCGACGAAAGTCTCTTTGGATCCGAGAATACTCTCCGCGACTAAAAGAATGAAAGCTTCCCTTCCCGGTTCCGTGTCGGTTCCGGAACTTGCTAAGGAATCCGGTTTTTCCGAGACGAGATTTATGCACTTATTCAAAGAGCAACTCGGACTACCCGTTAGGCAATACCAGCTTTGGCTCCGTCTCCAAGAGGCCGCCCACTTATTAAAGGAAGGAGGCAATTTAACCGAGGCGGCACATGCTGCGGGGTTTGCCGATCAGGCTCATCTGAGTAGAACCTTCAAAAAAATGTTCGGCGTGCAACCGTCCCGATTTCTAGGATCGAACAGTTCGGTTAAAGTTACGTTCTGCGTTTAA
- a CDS encoding YdcF family protein — protein MDTLFFILSKLAGIFLFPLPVCLFLVFIAGLRLPKKKQKLSVCLPLIVLWICSTDSFSQWLVTGLEEKHPPVAIKTLPTADAIVVLGGAIDNLALYGDRPQLGSAAERMTDAVILYREHKAPKIVFTGGSGHLLFQARKESEAAEIFLNSLGVPKSALVLESESRNTKENAEFTAEIFRKRGWKSMILITSAFHMERSLRVFGKTGLNVIPWPTDYSSQVKVLTLDSFVPSAHTLSTTSTVWKERIGLLVYEARDRISTFLPLRLVFPWSKD, from the coding sequence ATGGATACCCTTTTTTTTATTCTCTCCAAGCTTGCCGGAATCTTTCTTTTTCCCTTACCCGTTTGTCTGTTCTTGGTATTTATCGCCGGCTTACGTTTACCGAAGAAAAAGCAAAAACTTTCGGTTTGTCTTCCCCTAATCGTTTTATGGATCTGTTCCACCGATTCTTTCTCCCAATGGTTAGTGACTGGTTTGGAAGAAAAGCATCCACCCGTAGCAATCAAGACTCTTCCGACGGCTGATGCGATCGTTGTACTCGGAGGAGCGATCGATAATTTAGCGCTTTATGGAGATCGACCACAATTGGGTTCCGCGGCGGAAAGAATGACCGATGCGGTGATTCTTTATCGGGAACATAAGGCACCTAAAATCGTTTTCACGGGAGGGTCGGGACATCTACTGTTTCAAGCTCGAAAGGAATCCGAGGCTGCCGAGATCTTCCTAAATTCTTTAGGCGTCCCTAAATCCGCGTTAGTACTCGAAAGTGAAAGTCGCAACACCAAAGAAAATGCCGAGTTTACTGCCGAGATCTTTCGCAAAAGAGGTTGGAAATCCATGATCTTAATCACTTCCGCATTTCATATGGAAAGATCCCTCCGTGTTTTCGGAAAAACCGGCCTAAACGTGATTCCCTGGCCCACGGATTATTCTTCGCAAGTCAAGGTTTTGACCCTCGATTCTTTCGTTCCTTCGGCTCACACTCTCTCCACTACGAGCACGGTATGGAAAGAGAGGATCGGATTGCTCGTTTACGAGGCGAGAGATCGTATTTCCACTTTTCTTCCCCTCCGGCTGGTGTTTCCTTGGTCTAAGGACTAG
- a CDS encoding tautomerase family protein, with protein MPYVNVKVAGPLTKEQKQTIVKEFTETLRKVAAKPPESTYIVIDEVSREDWAAGGKLLE; from the coding sequence ATGCCCTATGTGAACGTAAAAGTCGCCGGTCCTTTAACGAAGGAGCAAAAACAAACGATCGTAAAGGAATTTACGGAAACGTTACGGAAGGTGGCCGCTAAACCACCTGAATCGACCTATATAGTTATCGACGAGGTCTCTCGAGAAGACTGGGCCGCAGGCGGCAAGCTACTCGAGTAG
- a CDS encoding SMR family transporter, producing the protein MKATVVIVFVVALFFNALANILIKASSLGDKTDAVPGIEGLIKSFLHPVFFTGIASFGIALLGYRWVLGKGLKLSLAYPVFTSAGFIVVLLASFFLFKERLNWSQWTGILLIIAGVWLTAGEMFD; encoded by the coding sequence ATGAAAGCAACGGTCGTGATCGTCTTCGTTGTGGCTTTATTTTTTAATGCTTTAGCCAATATACTCATTAAAGCGAGTTCCTTGGGAGATAAAACCGATGCCGTCCCCGGAATCGAAGGTCTGATTAAAAGTTTTTTGCACCCGGTATTTTTTACCGGAATAGCCTCTTTTGGAATAGCTCTACTCGGGTATCGGTGGGTTCTTGGAAAAGGATTAAAACTCTCGCTGGCTTATCCGGTGTTCACCTCGGCAGGATTCATCGTAGTTTTGCTGGCTTCTTTTTTCTTATTTAAAGAAAGATTAAATTGGTCTCAGTGGACCGGGATATTGTTGATTATCGCAGGTGTTTGGTTGACTGCCGGAGAAATGTTCGACTAA
- a CDS encoding polysaccharide deacetylase family protein yields MPKLISFLFLFYFCISCFHTIDRKDPTGSSAKYGAYGFYDGDPIPDKIAYLTFDDGPSDWTEGILDVLKEEKIKASFFICGDWAPKETRIKNGFKKYKDVLIRMRKEGHSVGNHTIDHRNLLSLSDEKIAKQFDDNQSMYDRELGTESARMTLLRPPFGSPFNRPVSDQAKKRVGSVLKKKGVVVMWSKHFDSSDSKEWVRGEWYEKGPRINLDDEKFKAKMNRIYFRLVRGADGKGIIVLFHDTHPTTKEILTSVIRKLKSEGYGFGTIEDYVRWRWNMTSAELSASERDSE; encoded by the coding sequence ATGCCAAAATTAATTTCCTTCCTTTTTCTTTTCTATTTTTGTATTTCTTGCTTCCATACGATCGATCGAAAGGACCCTACGGGGAGTTCCGCAAAATACGGAGCGTACGGCTTTTATGACGGCGATCCGATTCCCGATAAAATCGCCTATCTAACCTTCGACGACGGACCCTCGGATTGGACGGAGGGAATTTTAGACGTTCTAAAAGAGGAGAAAATCAAGGCTTCCTTTTTTATTTGCGGCGATTGGGCTCCGAAAGAAACCAGAATCAAAAACGGATTCAAGAAATATAAAGATGTTCTGATACGGATGCGGAAAGAAGGACACTCCGTGGGAAATCATACGATCGATCATCGCAATTTGCTTTCTCTATCCGACGAAAAAATCGCCAAGCAATTCGACGATAATCAGAGTATGTATGATCGCGAACTTGGAACAGAATCCGCTAGGATGACGCTTTTACGACCTCCCTTCGGCTCGCCTTTCAATCGTCCCGTTTCCGACCAGGCTAAGAAAAGAGTCGGATCTGTTCTCAAAAAAAAAGGGGTCGTCGTTATGTGGTCCAAGCATTTTGATTCCTCCGATTCCAAGGAATGGGTAAGGGGGGAATGGTACGAAAAAGGCCCTCGCATCAATCTGGACGACGAGAAATTTAAGGCGAAAATGAATCGCATTTACTTTCGATTGGTTCGAGGCGCGGACGGTAAAGGAATCATCGTTTTATTTCACGATACGCATCCGACAACGAAGGAAATTTTGACTTCGGTAATTCGGAAATTAAAATCGGAAGGATATGGATTCGGAACGATAGAGGACTATGTTCGCTGGAGATGGAATATGACTAGCGCGGAATTATCGGCTTCCGAGCGGGATTCGGAATAA